In Zingiber officinale cultivar Zhangliang chromosome 1A, Zo_v1.1, whole genome shotgun sequence, the DNA window agctagtcgtcaacccaatgggcaattctggtggcattcccgattcggttcgggtggggcccaccCGGGCCAGGGCGTTACACAAGTAGTGGAAATctaggtaggtcaaggttgaccggacatctggtgtttggaagtctaagtgggtcatggaggaccgaacacttggcatgagacagtaagtccaagtggattaaggttgaccggacacttggcacaaggagaaaagtctaagtgggtcaaaggattgaccggacacttggtgacgaagtctaaacaggtcaaggttgaccaaatagtAGGCATGAGGGGGTCCCAATAGGTCACGCTTGATCGGATGTTGGGATTTGAAATCCTAACTTGAGTTTAGGGTTAGTCAATCAATTAGCCGATTGATTGAActagagcccaatcgatcagttgattgattagaAGGTTTGTGCGAGCAATAATagcctaatcgatcagctgatcgattagcgtatgatcgattggagctatgctaatcgatcagttgatcaattggtaGTCGTTCGCGCAAAGAGCACAATGTGCTTcctaatcgatcagctaatcgattgggctacTCTAATTGATCAAGCGACTGATTGGGGTTGGGTTTCTTGCGAGGAAGCCAGAATCGATTGCTCAATCGATTTTGAGGTCTTCTGTGAGAACAAAGAAGTACACTgattgatcagccaatcgatccagatgctCTCAatagatcagtcgatcgattgggatatgatcaTTACACAGATTGAGACTTTTGGACTGCTAGGATTGCTCAAATCTTACTTGGTAATCAATTAGGAGTGAGCACAGTCGATTGGGAACCCTAGATCGCAGAGTAAAAAGGCGACATCGAAGTTCAAATGCAACAGTGCTTACACAATTCTCTCCACCACTTCTTGGGCAAGCCAAATCAACAAGGAGCGACTCTAAGCAACAAGAATATAGCAAGCTAAGCAAAAATTTCATTGTAAAGTGTTTTTACTTTCATTTGTGCTTGTATTCTTATTATATTTCTCCGTGTGAGAttatacgaggtttctccacctttggttGTTTTGAGATGGAGTATTTTGATAGTGGATGTGTGTGAGAGTGTGAATCTTTGGATTAGACAcgtcttcttgagatggataccaagtaactccttgtgttagcattgggaGGGTTGTTTCGAGATTTTCCGTTGCATCATCATCATCGAAGCAAAGCAAgcaagctattcaccctcctcctcctctagcTTTGGAGTGTCCCAACAGTTATAACCTCTTAAAGCTATAACTTATAGTTATAGTAGTTACGATtttgtagctgctataacgtgttgTTGATTTAAGAAACCAACAACAACGTTGTTGCTGACTTAAACTTtgagagaccataacttttgCCTGGAATTGAACCACGGGATgaacatatataaaatcaaagtttATTTagagatctttgatttgatatattatgtctcccaaagttaaatttaagtcaaaagttatgacctctcaaaattTACTCAACATGCATGTTATAGTGGCTATGAAATCGTAGTTGCTATAACTACAAGTTCAAGTTTAAGAGGTGATAACTTTTGTTTCAGATTAAACTATGGGGCACACAATATATTAGATCGAAGATCTTTCAATgaacttcaatttgatatattatgcgtcCTGTAGTTCAacccgaatcaaaagttatgggCACTTAAAATTTAAGTCAACAACAATTATGTTGTTGGTTTCAAAAAATCAGGAACGTTTTCAAAAATCAGTAACATTGTATTGTTGATTTCTGAAAATCAGCAACATTATGTTGCTGAAAAATCAACAATACTATGTtactgattttttaaaattaataaaccaaTAATACAATATTGCTGATTTTGGAAaatcagtcgaaaatcaacaACACAATAAAAAAAAGTGGTTCGAAGATTTTTTGTGTTGCTAATTTTTGTAAATCAATAATACGGTGTTGCTGATTTTTGAAAACATAACAACACCTTCAGAAATCAATAACATTGTGTTGCTAAAAAATTAGCAACGACATCGTGTTGCTAATTTCAAAAAATTAGCTATACAAAATTGTTGCTGAATTTTGTTCAGCAACAACATTGGGCATACTGTTGTTGTTGAACTTTTAGTAATAACATTATATTATTGATTTTTTGAAATCAacaacataataaaaaaaagtagttaagaattttttttggatGAACAATAATCTAGGAAATAGTGGGTGACCCTAGGGATAGAGTAAGATGATATATAGTCAAGATGAGGTGACAGTCAAAAGTCTGGAGTAGGTGGCAATTGCAGTCAAAGCTTACTTATTCAAGCGAGCTACTCTCCAACTCCCAGTCGGACCTAAGTCGGTCAAACTATCAGAGCTCAGTCCCCTTACATTTCCTGAGCATCATCCCAGTTCAACTCCCGATCGGACCTAAGCCAACCAGACTATCAGGGCTTAGTCTCCTCACTTCTCCTGGGCATCGTCCCAGTCAAACTTCCGGCCGGTTCTAAATCGATCGGATTCTCAGGAGACAACCCTATCAAGGGATCGTAACTACTTATCAGAAAATAGCAACTATTCGTTAGGGAATATTCCACTATTTTGTTGTATACAAGGCACGAAACCTTCCTATGTCCAATAGGAGTTCGTACATTCCCTTCCACCCGACACTCCCTGATATGCGACATTCTTTGATAATTACAGAGGTTACAAACGGCAGTATATAAAGGGATGCCCTATCCATTGGCTAGGTACGCTTACACATGCTCACACACTCACATCCATTACAttcttattttccctttttcGTTGGGCTTTTCCTGACTTGAGTTTTGGAGGGCCGGCACCATAAACCTCTTCCTTGGTTTCTCGGCTCTAAAGCTCTCAGGTGCTTAGTCTGTGTTATTGGTAGGATCATAGGAAATATCAGTGATCCTCTCCTCCGGACCTAGATTCCTCTCATAGTCAACATCCTCACCACCATCATCGTCAGCACCTCCTATCTGACTCAGCTTCTAGACAGGAACAAACAGTAAAAAGGAAGAGAGAGAAGTAATAAGAAAGAGAGAGACAAGTAAAAAAGGAAGAGGGAGACTACGTTGTTTGGAATTTCCAAAACCACATACGTGGTCAGGGAAAATCACCTACATTATTTCGTAAATTACTATCTTTTTATTGTTCATCTGAAAAAAATTTTGAACAACTTTTTACCATGTtcttgattttcaaaaatcagcaACACTCATAAAAAGTGATTTGAAGATTATACTCCATAATgttgttgatttttgaaaatcagcaACACTGGATTGATTTTCTATATTGCTATGTTGTTGATTTTCTGTGTTGCTAATTTTTACAAATCAACACCACATAGTAACACAAAATGAACCACGTGTTGCTAAATTTCAATAATTAGcaacacacaacaacacaaaaaATCAACCATGTGTTGTTAAATTTTCTGTGTTGCTGAATTTTCTTTGTTGCGATTTTCAAAAATCAGCAACACAATggtgttgattttgaaaatcaacaacacatagtTGATTTTCTGTGTTGCTGATTTTTGAAATCAACAGCATATAAAATCAACAACATAATAACATAGAAAATCAATCCTGTGTTGCTGATTTTTAGCAACACCGTGTTGCTGAATTTAGGAAATCATTAATATTATGAAGTATAAATTTCAAATCACTTTTTATGATATTCTTGATTTTTAGAAATCAACACCACAATAAAAGTGGTTCAGAATTTTTTTAGatgaataattaaaaaataataatttaccaaATAATGTAAGTTATTATGCATTTTTCCTGATCATGTATGTGATTTTGAAGATTTTCAAATATGAtagtctctctttctttttaattttttctctctttctttttgaaaataacATGTTGACATCAGCAACAACACAATGTTATTGCTGAAAAATTCAACCACAATCAACTACATaatattgttgttgatttttcaacatagttgaattttcaaaataagctacacaatgttgttgttgatttttcgtattactaattttttgaaattagtaatatagtaaaaaaaaagttattagaaagttttttttggaTGAAGAATAAAAATGAACATAGACCGATAAAAATGAAGAGAGATTATGTTATTTGGATATTTCTAAAATCATATCGGATAAAATGCAAAGCTATCTATATTGTCAGAATTTTTTAATGaacagaaaaaggaaaagagaggtGGGTAGTTTTTTTcgatggaaaattatttttattgtatgCATGTAAAagagtgaaaaaaaaaagaaaagaaaagagttaTGCAGTTTTtgttaaatgaaaataaaagaatTTTGGACATTTACAAAATCACATACGTGATTAGCAAAAACGCATATTCTCTGGTTTTGTAAATCGCCCATAAATTAATATCACCTTGATTGTAATTCTTTTTcttcatttaattaaatataaaatcaatatatatatttatttatttattctgacCGAATTACAGAGACACTGTTTTTGGTAGTACTTCGAGTCTCTTTCTGATTGTAATTCTTTTTCttcatttaattaaatatgaaatcaatatatatatatatatatatatatatatatatatttatttattctgACCGAATTACAGAGACACTGTTTTTGGTATTACTTCGAGTCTCTTTCTCCTAAAAGAACATCAATTAATGGAGCCTTGTCAAAAGGGCTAGCTATGTGGCTGTTTTACTGATTGATTCAGAAATGAATGCCCGAGCTGCGAGGAAACTTGAGCTGAGAAAGTTTTTTATCTCACATTCGATTCCAATTGGTTTACTAGCTAAAATTGCCACACGACGTTGAGATCATCAATTCCTTCCATATTTAAATTTGTCCCAAATTAAAGTAAAGATCCTGTTCTAATTAAAGTAAAGATCCTGTTCTAGCCAATTGCTCTCCGGCAGTGAGCTTTCTTGGTTCTCCTCCCATGCTTCTCTACTGTCCCACTGTGACGTCCATGGCCACGTCTCCTCTGCCTCGTCCCACAGCTTCGTCTCCCAGTCCCACTCGTGCATCAGGAACTCATCCATCTGTTCCGCCGCTGGCCCCTCGTCGCTCTTCCTCGCCTCGATCGAACATCTCAAGTCCTCGATCATCTTCTCCAGCTCGAGATCATCTATATACATCTCCTCATCTCCACCTCCGCCGGCGCTGCTCGCTCGGTTCGTGTCGGGATCCACGACCGCGCTCTGAGCCTCCTCGCTCTGCCCCAGCGAGGAAGCCGGGCTCACCGCAGCCACCTGAGAATTTCGACCGTTATAATTGTTCTTCTCCATGGCCGCCCGGCTCGTCCGGCCGCCGCGCCGCTTGCCTCCGCCCGGGAGCTTGCTCAGGTCGATCGCCGAAGCAGCGATGCTGCTTGATCGCCGGTAGCTGTAGGTCCTCCGACTGAGGTGGGAGTTCCAGTAGTTcttgatctcgttgtcggttctTCCAGGAAGGTGCCCGGCTATGAGGGACCACCTGCACATTCACAGGAGAAAAAGTTCACGGCTACCGAAAGTCAAGTTTAATTAATGATTTGATTACAACACGACAAAGAATGATTATTATACCTATTGCCAAGTGATGCATGGAGGTTGACGATGATCTCCTCCTCCTCTGGAGTAATGTTCCCTCGCTTCAAACCGGACCTCAGGTAGTTTATCCACCTCAACCTGCAGCTCTTCCCGCATCGCAACAGCCCTGCATTCTTGGGGAGAGACCTCCATGAGCCTTCGCCGTTAGAGGCGATATAGTTGAGGAGGACTTCGTCCTCCTCCGCCGTCCACCTCCCCTTCTTCAACCCCACCTTGACGCAGCATGGAGCTCTTCCCATCTCAGCTGGTCGTCGAGTACTTCAGTGTGATTGCGTGCGTGGTTTAATAGCGGGGAAGGGAGGGGAGAAGAGATCCGAGGTGCGGAAGAGGACACCTACGAGTTGTCGTGGCGTGAGGCCTCGCGCGTAAGCCCTTCGCGGGCTTCCAATCGACCACGTCGCCGCTGCCACTCGCTGCATGCTGCAGTGCGCGTGCGTCGCCGTTAATTTCCTGCTCTTGCTCTGCGCAGACTGCGCTAGCTCGTTCAATTCTACCCGCCCACCCCCTTTCTCCCAAAGTAAACAAACATATCcaattcaaataataataataataataataataataataattctcccCGGAaggttaaataataataataataataattttgattttaaataggataaatatattattcatcaatttttttagtttgcataagttttattttaaatttatccaataaataaatagAGTAAAAAAGGAAATCACCTAGTGAAACCTGATATCTTTCATTATtcagatcaaaattaaattaaatttaattattctgGTCGGTAATTCTACACGGCCATGGCCAAATTTGATtacataaatttatgatttttttaaattcatgtatttaaatttaactcaattaattgtagatttttctttttccttatttgcagtAAATTTAGAATGCATTTTAAGCGATATTCATTTTTATTAAGATTAAAATTCtgattcttatttattttctctaaGTATTTTATGACGAGTTAGGCCAAAATTTGGAAAGCAATAAATGAtgatgttgttattttatgacGAGTTAGGCCAAAATTTGGAAAGCAATAAATGATGATGTTGtgttttattaaatattatttttcttagttttttttattaagataagtataatattaaattaaattatttttttcatacagAATTCATTATGGGTACTTTAcctaatgactctactttagtattttaataataaaatattttaattaatataatttcattataaagaaataataaTGAAACTTTATTTAAGTGAATGTACTAGAAATATGAGAAATATATAAATCAAACAAGCACAAGGGCCATTTAAGCTTACGCATATGGGGctcatcaaatatatatattaaattaaatataaatattagtttagaaatatataaatttaaatattaaatatttaaaattatgacgGATTATTTATACGTAATTTAGATCTTctatttactattttattaagaataactaattttgatgtaacttaaaataaaattatattaatatttttttcatattgaAAATATTTGTAAAACTTATTAGTAATTTTATCTGTATTATTATAGTTCTCTTTAATATTATATATTAGGATTGATAAGACTATAAACGAAGAAGTTTTTATAAATACATTTTAaactatatttatttttattaatattaaaattttaattcttatttattttctctaaatatattacCACGAGCTAGGCCAAAAGTTTGTAAATAATAAATGATGATGCTGTGGTTGGAAAACGGAGAATTGGATGTACGTGTTCTTGTGACCCAATATATAATTAAGAAACTTTATTCAATCGAATGCGCtggaaataagaaaaaaatatttatagagAAATATATAAATCAAACGAAGTTAATTATATGGTTAATTACATGAGAGTGCGGAAAATTATATTGCCCAAACTTCAAACAAAGCTAGTTAATTTGCTGAAGAATTAAATGATGGTACGTATTTTATCGGGCCAAACTTTGGATTATGCAGCGGAGACCATTTTACACCTTttaattgtattgtatttttCATTTGCATTTTTCAGGATTATCATAACAAATTAGATTACTTGGATGATTCGATTCAAGGTACCAAATGATCCAAATTTGTTGGGGCGATTAACATTCTTACAGATCTCTGAACGCTACTCGTGTTAATGCATATacaatgatattttttttattgagttTTCAACCGGGtatcatttttatttattaataaaaatattttttttttatgaagacAGTTTATTCGTCAATTTACCAAACAATATAGTTAGTTTTGTAtattactcaaaaaaaaaaaaatcaatttcttcttattttctttcCTATAATACTACTCTTTCTTTTTTAATGATCATTTATTTTTTTcctcaaaaaaaaaacataatctcCTCTTTTGATCTATGTTGAAAAGTTCATTTACGGAATGGGTTGATGCTTGCTCTACCGCATGTTGAGTTTCGTCTAGGAGTTTACGATTGTCATGCGAGATAGGGTCGTCACCACCGAGGTTGCCACTGTGACTAAGAAGCACCGGAAAAGACGTGTGGATTACTGACACCATCTTTCTCATCCTCGTAGTTCCCCTTATCGATTATCGAGATAGACTGTGAGCAGTAACTGAAGGAGTTGGAAATGCAACAGTCGGCCCTCCTCGTCCCCACCACCCCAATGCCCCTCTATACTGCCACCGCGCCATCCAAATGAAAAAAGGAATGAAATGGTTATGGTATAATCCCATGATCAGATAGATACTAATAGTATTTCATGTTTAAGGTAGTGTATTAAATTTGATGAGTTAAAAATATTTCAGTGTTCTTATCTAATTAAATCTCAGATTTTATTATAgataactttcattatttatgcTATGATTCTCTTGAAATTAACTGAAAATTATAGATAACCTCCTAACTAATTTGTTCAAAGATTATAGTTTTAAACACTCGGACAGAACGTCAACCAACCACCTCCATACGAGATATATAAGAAGGATGAATTCAATCTATAAAGGATGCAAAATTAAAGCTTCATTCTGATGAATGACTTCGATGGTGGCATGACACTGAAGTGATCTTCTCAGAATTCGGAAGCAAACcaaaatataataaagttaatttcagatttattacctaacaaagttacaTGCACGATAGGAAAGGTTAAAGATACCCATAAGTTTTGGACCCTTTTGATCAAGCTTCATGAGGAGTCATTGAAACTATAGGATCAAGTCAAAAGTATTGGACAATATGTTTCCAGAgatattaaagaaaattactaaattaaaattactcaaaatcaattctaacttatatGTTGAGATGGCCTGagtggataatctcaggctaccgGCAAGGCTAGTTCTGCTAAGCTTCCAGTGGTCCGAGTTGCGGAGTTGATGTGGTGCATAGTAGAATAGGGACTCGATCACCTAGTCTGGAAGAGAATTCACTGAGTAAGATACCAAGGCTTACGCTTAATGCAGTTTCATTGAAACAGATTTgctccacctccggctgtgcttcgaagTTCTTTCAGGTAGTCTATTTTCCAGAATACAACTGCAAAACCATGCacacaaccaagcactggttgttcatGGCTAACTAAAAATGCACCCTAGTACTATCACTAGTAGTTCAGTCGAATGGATGCATGACTGAGAGAGTTTTGATGGGAGAACATGGGTGAATAGAGGTTcacttccttctcttcctctcgctCTCTCTTTCGCTTATCTTCGGCTACTTTATCCTTTGCTCAAGattcagcctccttatataggagttctCACCTTGTCTGTAATGAATGACCAAATTATAATCATTTAATATTGGGTTTAatgtcaccattaatgagtttaatgtcttcattaatgtcaagattttataaaatcattattaatgagtttaatgttcCCATTAATGTTGAGACATTACAaagtcaccattaatgagtttaatgtcactATTAATGTTGAGATattacgaaatcaccattaattttatattaatactTCTATTACACTTTTGAGCAGGTAGCAAAAAGGGATTCAGGTGGTAAAACattggttcattcttttgggcAAATTTTACCTCAATCGGTCCGGCATTCGACGCGCGCAGGTTATGCTCGCACATAAGTCAACTTAGTTCAGCGCATATCTGAGCCCTAAATTTGCGCCCAACCCTATGCACCTACatgtgagagagtctctccccatgcatatg includes these proteins:
- the LOC122008503 gene encoding myb-related protein P-like; this encodes MGRAPCCVKVGLKKGRWTAEEDEVLLNYIASNGEGSWRSLPKNAGLLRCGKSCRLRWINYLRSGLKRGNITPEEEEIIVNLHASLGNRWSLIAGHLPGRTDNEIKNYWNSHLSRRTYSYRRSSSIAASAIDLSKLPGGGKRRGGRTSRAAMEKNNYNGRNSQVAAVSPASSLGQSEEAQSAVVDPDTNRASSAGGGGDEEMYIDDLELEKMIEDLRCSIEARKSDEGPAAEQMDEFLMHEWDWETKLWDEAEETWPWTSQWDSREAWEENQESSLPESNWLEQDLYFN